One window from the genome of Acidihalobacter ferrooxydans encodes:
- the djlA gene encoding co-chaperone DjlA, with amino-acid sequence MSWWGKGVGAAAGFALGGPLGAMIGGVIGHQVDKKKDQYDTRQARLSDQQSTTQAAFFTATFAVMGHVAKADGRVSEREIAMARNVMQHMQLNAEQQHVAIELFNRGKSPDFDLDAVLEQFKQVVHRRSSLIQMFLEIQITAALADGMVDGAEQVVLLHICQSLGISQLKFQLLLARMAAVMGMQGSFGGGQQHRGHAGGGWSQAGETPQSRLKQAYAVLELPESATDDEVKRAYRKLMSQNHPDKLVSKGLPEEMIQLATEKTQQIKLAYETIREARA; translated from the coding sequence ATGAGTTGGTGGGGCAAAGGAGTCGGCGCAGCCGCCGGGTTCGCGCTTGGCGGGCCACTCGGCGCGATGATCGGCGGCGTGATCGGCCATCAGGTCGATAAGAAAAAGGATCAGTACGACACCCGCCAGGCACGCTTGTCCGATCAACAAAGCACCACGCAGGCGGCGTTTTTCACCGCCACCTTCGCGGTGATGGGGCATGTCGCCAAGGCCGACGGGCGAGTCAGCGAGCGCGAAATCGCGATGGCGCGCAACGTCATGCAGCACATGCAGCTCAATGCCGAACAGCAGCACGTCGCGATCGAACTGTTCAACCGCGGCAAGTCCCCGGATTTCGACCTTGACGCGGTGCTCGAGCAATTCAAACAAGTCGTCCATCGGCGCAGCAGCCTGATTCAGATGTTCCTGGAAATTCAGATCACCGCCGCGCTCGCCGACGGCATGGTCGATGGAGCCGAGCAAGTCGTGCTGCTGCACATCTGTCAAAGCCTGGGCATCTCGCAGCTCAAATTCCAGTTATTGCTCGCCCGTATGGCCGCAGTCATGGGCATGCAGGGCAGCTTCGGCGGCGGGCAGCAGCACAGGGGGCATGCCGGCGGCGGCTGGAGCCAGGCGGGCGAAACGCCGCAGTCGCGCCTGAAGCAAGCCTATGCCGTGCTGGAACTGCCGGAATCGGCCACCGACGATGAAGTCAAGCGGGCCTACCGCAAGCTGATGAGTCAGAACCACCCCGATAAGCTGGTCTCGAAAGGCTTGCCGGAAGAAATGATCCAGCTTGCGACGGAGAAGACGCAGCAAATCAAGCTGGCATACGAAACGATTCGGGAGGCGAGAGCTTAG
- a CDS encoding class II aldolase/adducin family protein, whose protein sequence is MTPAAQLLAGMQRMAHTGLNQGTSGNLSVRTPEGFLVTPSGVPVERLRAEDMVPMRLDGTAHGHTRPSSEWRMHRDLYAAFPAAQAVAHAHPPHATALACRREGIPAFHYMVAVAGGHDIRCADYATFGTAALSTNAIAALRGRTACLLANHGILAYGADLERAIALALEVEALARQYLLARQQGEPVLLDAAEMDNILVRFKSYGVQPDQEETP, encoded by the coding sequence ATGACGCCTGCCGCACAACTGCTTGCCGGCATGCAGCGCATGGCGCACACCGGTCTGAATCAGGGCACGTCAGGCAACCTGAGCGTGCGTACGCCGGAGGGCTTTCTGGTGACGCCCTCCGGCGTACCGGTCGAGCGTCTGCGCGCCGAAGACATGGTGCCGATGCGTCTGGATGGCACCGCGCACGGTCACACGCGTCCATCCAGCGAATGGCGCATGCACCGCGACCTGTATGCCGCGTTCCCCGCCGCCCAGGCCGTGGCCCATGCGCATCCGCCACACGCCACCGCGTTGGCGTGTCGGCGCGAGGGTATTCCCGCGTTTCATTACATGGTTGCCGTTGCCGGTGGGCACGACATCCGCTGCGCGGATTACGCGACCTTTGGTACGGCAGCTCTTTCGACCAACGCAATCGCCGCGTTGCGGGGCCGTACCGCCTGTCTGCTCGCCAACCACGGCATCCTCGCCTACGGAGCCGACCTTGAGCGCGCCATCGCGTTGGCGCTCGAAGTCGAAGCGTTGGCGCGGCAATATCTGCTTGCGCGCCAGCAGGGCGAACCGGTGCTGCTGGACGCGGCGGAAATGGATAACATACTCGTACGCTTTAAGTCCTACGGTGTACAGCCGGACCAGGAGGAAACGCCATGA